The following coding sequences are from one Pseudomonas mendocina window:
- a CDS encoding LuxR C-terminal-related transcriptional regulator produces MTDLSRSPGFSYMPATPVEARFYRPPLPAGHMPRPRLCERLEEGLQGRLLLVSAPAGFGKSSLAIEFCERLPAHWRSLWLGLSERDHDPGRFLERLLQGLQQFYPALGEEALGLLKMRQRHQPFAFEQWLDGLLDELTHELDDGQPLLLVLDDYHLAQGPVLDRCLQFFLNHLPPGVLLLVTSRQRPDWHLARLRLSRQLLELNEQDLRLTAAELDALLASQGTHLEQQQLAGILQRSEGWVAGLRLWLLAVEALDDGAGEGPELHGGEGLIREYLLEEVIERQPPEVQQFLYDTACLERFCAELCDAVRDSHDSAAIIRQLQANQVFLVPLDEQGRWFRYHHLFSDLLNARPVDGLSRSRSSSHLRACRWFAAQGMLDAAIEQALLAGQSDVAASLVQNLSEEQMLAEQNIAMLLRWKTNLPDDLLVSTPRLIMLYGWALALACQLDAAQELLDQLDRFLPAADAVSQRSLLAQWQALDGVIARGRGDGTRAEQQCSEALASLPADRYGPHFMCLAALANLAIARGDLWRARGLNRDALELAQRIENPLLEALAHYERARVLQARGEVLRALSEVRQGLARVQGLAAQRNYSVRARLTLYEGYLLSLRLQPQASERLRAGIVEARGCRDVGVVIGYCVLASLEGRDGRPAEAFALLGEAERLMHVWDIPAIYYLAMITLIKCELWLRQGQVELAAAWLPQLDETYGAEGRALAPEFHPQLALHIDLQQAALERQQGLLEAAERRLRALYQRAQGGGGQLIGLVAQAQLAQLLRQTGREREAQQQLDSCLEGAEGGALLPFIELIHHQPQWLRERLLARPSCPARDALISQLPLVQLADEEPVLEQEPLAEKLSSRELAVLQLIARGCSNQEISDRLFISLHTVKTHARHINSKLGVERRTQAVARAKGLGLLR; encoded by the coding sequence ATGACAGACCTTTCCCGCTCGCCAGGGTTTTCCTACATGCCGGCCACGCCGGTCGAAGCCCGTTTCTATCGCCCACCGCTGCCGGCAGGGCATATGCCGCGACCGCGTCTGTGCGAGCGCCTTGAGGAAGGCTTGCAGGGGCGTCTGCTACTGGTTTCTGCACCTGCGGGGTTCGGTAAAAGCTCGTTGGCCATCGAATTCTGCGAGCGCTTGCCTGCTCATTGGCGCAGCCTGTGGCTGGGGCTCAGTGAGCGTGACCATGACCCCGGGCGTTTTCTCGAGCGCCTGTTGCAAGGGCTGCAGCAGTTCTACCCAGCTCTGGGGGAAGAGGCGCTCGGTCTGCTGAAAATGCGTCAACGGCATCAACCCTTCGCTTTCGAACAATGGCTCGATGGTTTGCTCGATGAGCTGACTCATGAGCTGGATGACGGTCAGCCTCTACTGCTGGTGCTGGATGACTATCACCTGGCGCAGGGGCCGGTGCTCGATCGCTGTTTGCAATTTTTCCTCAATCACTTGCCGCCTGGTGTTCTGCTGCTGGTCACCAGTCGCCAGCGTCCTGATTGGCACCTGGCGCGTCTGCGCCTGTCACGGCAGTTGCTGGAGCTGAACGAACAGGATTTACGCCTGACCGCTGCTGAACTGGATGCCCTGCTGGCGAGCCAGGGCACGCACCTGGAACAGCAGCAGCTTGCCGGCATCCTGCAGCGCAGCGAAGGCTGGGTCGCGGGGTTGCGCCTGTGGCTGTTGGCGGTAGAGGCGCTTGATGACGGGGCAGGAGAGGGGCCGGAGTTGCATGGTGGTGAAGGACTGATTCGCGAGTACCTGCTCGAAGAGGTCATCGAGCGCCAGCCACCCGAGGTGCAGCAGTTTCTCTACGACACGGCCTGCCTCGAGCGTTTCTGCGCCGAGTTGTGCGATGCGGTGCGTGACAGCCATGACAGCGCTGCAATCATCCGCCAGTTACAGGCGAACCAGGTATTTCTGGTGCCGCTCGACGAGCAGGGGCGCTGGTTTCGCTATCACCATCTGTTTTCCGATCTGCTCAATGCACGACCGGTTGATGGCCTGAGCCGTTCGCGTAGCAGTTCGCATCTGCGCGCCTGTCGCTGGTTCGCCGCACAAGGCATGTTGGATGCAGCCATCGAGCAGGCGTTGCTGGCCGGCCAGTCCGATGTGGCTGCCAGCCTGGTGCAGAATCTTTCCGAGGAGCAGATGCTGGCGGAACAGAACATCGCCATGCTGCTGCGCTGGAAGACCAATCTGCCGGACGATCTGCTGGTCAGCACACCACGTCTGATCATGCTGTATGGCTGGGCGTTGGCGTTGGCCTGCCAACTGGATGCGGCACAGGAGCTGCTCGATCAACTGGATCGCTTTCTGCCCGCTGCCGATGCTGTCAGTCAGCGCAGTCTGCTGGCGCAATGGCAGGCCCTGGATGGCGTCATCGCGCGCGGGCGCGGCGATGGTACGCGTGCCGAGCAGCAGTGCAGCGAGGCGTTGGCCAGCCTGCCCGCCGATCGTTATGGCCCGCACTTCATGTGCCTGGCTGCTCTGGCTAACCTGGCTATCGCGCGGGGGGATCTATGGCGTGCGCGGGGCCTCAACCGCGATGCACTGGAGCTGGCCCAGAGAATCGAAAATCCCTTGCTCGAAGCGCTGGCGCATTACGAGCGAGCGCGGGTGTTGCAAGCGCGAGGCGAGGTATTACGCGCTTTGAGCGAGGTGCGTCAGGGCTTGGCCCGTGTTCAGGGATTGGCGGCGCAGCGCAACTACTCGGTGCGTGCGCGGCTGACGCTCTATGAGGGTTACCTGCTCAGTTTACGTTTGCAGCCACAAGCATCGGAACGATTGCGCGCGGGTATCGTCGAGGCCAGGGGCTGTCGCGATGTGGGCGTGGTGATCGGCTACTGCGTGCTGGCCAGCCTGGAAGGGCGTGATGGCCGGCCTGCCGAGGCCTTCGCCTTGCTCGGTGAAGCCGAGCGCCTGATGCATGTCTGGGACATTCCGGCGATCTACTACCTGGCGATGATCACGCTGATCAAATGCGAGCTCTGGTTACGTCAAGGACAGGTCGAGTTGGCGGCTGCCTGGCTGCCACAACTGGATGAGACCTATGGGGCAGAGGGGCGTGCATTAGCGCCCGAGTTTCACCCACAGCTGGCGCTGCATATCGATTTGCAGCAAGCCGCGCTGGAGCGGCAGCAAGGGCTGCTCGAGGCCGCCGAGCGGCGCCTGCGCGCCTTGTATCAACGTGCCCAAGGCGGCGGTGGGCAACTGATTGGTTTGGTGGCTCAGGCGCAATTGGCCCAGTTGCTGCGCCAGACGGGGCGCGAGCGCGAGGCGCAGCAGCAACTCGACAGTTGCCTGGAGGGAGCAGAGGGTGGCGCGCTGCTGCCCTTCATCGAGCTGATTCACCATCAGCCGCAGTGGCTGCGTGAACGCCTGCTGGCGCGCCCATCCTGCCCCGCACGTGATGCGCTGATCAGTCAGCTACCGCTCGTTCAGCTAGCCGATGAGGAGCCCGTGCTGGAGCAGGAACCGCTGGCGGAGAAACTCAGCAGCCGCGAACTGGCCGTGTTGCAACTGATCGCCCGAGGTTGTTCCAACCAGGAAATCAGCGACCGATTGTTC
- a CDS encoding DUF1329 domain-containing protein yields MKTTKKLWQSGVLTLSLLATGVMAAVSPDEAAKLGTTLTPLGGEMAGNADGSIPAWTGGLPTNAGAVDPRGFLADPFANEQPLFTITAQNVDQYKDKLTPGQLAMFKRYPESYKMPVYTTHRSATVPAAVIEAAKQNAVNTKMVEGGNGLENFQTANPFPIPQNGLEAIWNHITRYRGGSVRRLVTQATPQPNGSYSLVYFQDEFTFRDALTDFDPNKESNVLFYFKQRVTAPSRLAGNVLLVHETLNQVKEPRLAWLYNAGQRRVRRAPQVSYDGPGTAADGLRTSDNFDMYNGAPDRYDWKLEGKKEIYIPYNAYKLDSPNLKYSDIIKAGHINQDLTRYELHRVWHVTATLKSGERHIYAKRDFYIDEDTWQAALIDHYDGRGTLWRVAEAHAQYYYDKQVPWYTVETLYDLLSGRYLALGMKNEEKQAYDFNYKAAGSDYTPAALRQAGVR; encoded by the coding sequence ATGAAAACAACAAAAAAACTGTGGCAAAGCGGCGTCCTGACCCTGTCCCTGCTGGCGACCGGTGTGATGGCGGCAGTGTCGCCTGACGAAGCGGCCAAGCTGGGCACAACCCTGACTCCACTGGGTGGTGAAATGGCTGGCAATGCCGATGGTTCGATCCCGGCCTGGACTGGTGGCTTGCCGACCAATGCTGGTGCGGTCGATCCGCGCGGCTTCCTGGCCGATCCGTTCGCCAATGAGCAACCGCTGTTCACCATCACCGCGCAGAACGTCGATCAGTACAAGGACAAGCTGACCCCCGGCCAACTGGCCATGTTCAAGCGCTACCCGGAAAGCTACAAGATGCCGGTCTATACGACTCACCGTTCGGCCACCGTGCCGGCTGCGGTGATCGAGGCTGCCAAGCAGAACGCGGTCAACACCAAGATGGTCGAGGGCGGTAACGGCCTGGAGAACTTCCAGACTGCTAACCCGTTCCCGATTCCGCAGAACGGCCTGGAGGCAATCTGGAACCACATCACCCGCTACCGCGGTGGCAGCGTGCGTCGTCTGGTGACTCAGGCGACTCCGCAACCGAACGGTTCCTACTCGCTGGTCTACTTCCAGGACGAGTTCACCTTCCGTGACGCGCTGACCGACTTCGACCCGAACAAGGAAAGCAACGTCCTGTTCTACTTCAAACAGCGCGTGACTGCTCCGTCGCGTCTGGCTGGTAACGTGCTGCTGGTGCACGAAACCCTCAACCAGGTGAAGGAGCCGCGTCTGGCGTGGCTGTACAACGCTGGTCAACGTCGCGTACGTCGTGCTCCGCAGGTGTCCTACGACGGTCCAGGTACCGCCGCTGATGGCCTGCGCACCTCCGACAACTTCGACATGTACAACGGTGCGCCTGATCGTTACGACTGGAAGCTCGAAGGCAAGAAGGAGATCTACATCCCCTACAACGCCTACAAGCTGGATTCGCCGAACCTGAAGTACTCCGACATCATCAAGGCCGGCCACATCAACCAGGATCTGACTCGCTACGAGTTGCACCGTGTCTGGCACGTGACCGCGACCCTGAAGTCTGGCGAGCGTCACATCTACGCCAAGCGTGACTTCTACATCGACGAGGACACCTGGCAAGCCGCTCTGATCGACCACTACGACGGTCGTGGCACCCTGTGGCGCGTAGCTGAGGCGCATGCCCAGTACTACTACGACAAGCAAGTGCCGTGGTACACCGTCGAAACCCTGTACGACCTGCTGTCCGGCCGCTACCTGGCCCTGGGTATGAAGAACGAGGAGAAACAAGCCTACGACTTCAACTACAAGGCCGCTGGCAGCGATTACACCCCGGCCGCTCTGCGTCAGGCGGGTGTTCGCTAA
- a CDS encoding DUF1302 domain-containing protein yields MTTKTTPYWRLAKLPLAVSLASTLAAPAFGVTFNIGEIEGQFDSSLSVGASWSTSKANKDLIGVNNGGRGLSQTSDDGHLNFKRGETFSKIFKGIHDLELKYGDTGVFVRGKYWYDFELKDENREFKDISDSNRKEGAKSSGGEILDAFIYHNYAIGNQPGSVRLGKQVVSWGESTFIQNGINAINPVDVAAFRRPGAEIKEGLIPVNMFYIAQSLTDNLSMEAFYQLEWDQTVVDNCGTFFSQADIVADGCDQNLNVLSMPNATQLAAINATLSALGGDPLSGTSEGVIVQRAGDKDARDSGQWGLAFRYMFEPLDTEFGAYFMNYHSRAPIFSGVSPSAQGLAAANALASGTFAGTLAGLGGPGAPGAIAAAGQAAANAGAVGLAGQGRYFIEYPEDIRLYGLSFSTTLPTGTAWSGEISYRPNAPVQLNSTDVLYAGLRGLTITLPGSIGGGTTSPYNAVSPLGPDGTGLLHGYKRKEITQIQTTFTHFFDQVMGASRLTLVGEVGWTHVGGLESKDDIRYGRDPIYGTAGDMCGPVNASTGGGRSSASMLAKACDKDGFTTANSWGYRARAIWDYPDVFAGINLRPSVAWSHDVEGYSPGPGANFEEGRKAISLGLDAEYQNTYTASLSYTNFFDGKYSTIDDRDFVALSFGMNF; encoded by the coding sequence ATGACAACAAAAACAACACCCTACTGGCGCCTGGCAAAACTGCCGCTGGCCGTCAGCCTCGCTTCCACCCTTGCCGCTCCGGCATTCGGCGTCACTTTCAACATTGGTGAGATCGAAGGGCAGTTCGACTCGTCGCTGTCGGTGGGGGCGAGTTGGTCTACTTCGAAGGCCAACAAGGATCTGATCGGCGTGAACAACGGCGGCCGTGGTCTTTCCCAGACCTCCGACGATGGTCACCTGAACTTCAAGCGTGGTGAAACCTTCTCGAAGATTTTCAAGGGCATCCATGACCTTGAATTGAAGTACGGTGACACTGGCGTCTTCGTACGCGGTAAATACTGGTACGACTTCGAGTTGAAAGACGAAAACCGTGAGTTCAAGGATATTAGCGATAGCAACCGCAAGGAGGGTGCAAAGTCCTCCGGTGGTGAAATCCTCGACGCGTTCATCTATCACAACTATGCGATAGGCAATCAGCCTGGTTCTGTGCGCTTGGGTAAACAGGTCGTTAGCTGGGGCGAAAGCACCTTTATCCAGAACGGTATCAATGCCATCAACCCCGTTGATGTCGCAGCATTCCGGCGCCCTGGCGCGGAGATCAAGGAAGGCTTGATTCCGGTCAACATGTTCTACATCGCTCAGAGTCTTACCGACAATCTGTCGATGGAAGCTTTTTATCAGCTCGAGTGGGATCAAACGGTTGTAGACAACTGCGGAACGTTCTTCTCGCAAGCTGACATCGTCGCCGATGGTTGCGACCAGAACCTCAACGTTTTGAGCATGCCGAATGCCACTCAGTTGGCAGCTATCAACGCTACTCTGAGTGCGCTCGGTGGTGACCCTCTCAGCGGTACTAGTGAAGGTGTCATCGTCCAACGCGCAGGTGACAAGGATGCACGTGATAGTGGTCAATGGGGCCTGGCTTTCCGTTACATGTTTGAGCCACTGGACACCGAGTTCGGGGCCTATTTCATGAACTATCACAGCCGTGCACCGATTTTTAGCGGTGTATCTCCCAGCGCTCAAGGGCTTGCAGCCGCTAACGCGCTTGCTAGTGGGACTTTTGCTGGGACATTGGCTGGTCTTGGTGGCCCCGGTGCTCCTGGCGCGATAGCCGCAGCAGGTCAAGCGGCAGCTAACGCCGGTGCAGTTGGTCTTGCAGGGCAAGGTCGCTACTTTATCGAGTACCCAGAAGACATCAGGCTCTATGGCCTGAGCTTCTCCACTACCCTCCCAACAGGCACAGCGTGGAGTGGTGAAATCAGTTACCGTCCGAACGCACCGGTGCAGTTGAACTCCACAGATGTGCTTTACGCTGGTCTCAGGGGGTTGACCATTACTCTGCCCGGATCAATTGGTGGGGGAACTACCAGTCCGTATAACGCGGTATCTCCTTTAGGGCCGGATGGCACTGGTCTGCTGCATGGTTACAAGCGCAAGGAAATTACGCAAATTCAGACTACGTTCACGCATTTCTTTGATCAAGTAATGGGCGCCTCGCGTTTGACCTTGGTGGGTGAAGTAGGTTGGACCCATGTTGGTGGCCTGGAGAGCAAAGACGATATTCGCTACGGTCGCGATCCAATCTATGGCACTGCAGGTGATATGTGCGGGCCTGTAAATGCCAGTACAGGTGGCGGACGGAGCTCGGCCAGTATGCTCGCCAAGGCATGTGATAAAGATGGTTTTACCACCGCCAACTCCTGGGGCTATCGCGCTCGTGCAATCTGGGATTACCCAGATGTATTTGCGGGCATCAACCTCCGTCCGAGTGTGGCTTGGTCGCATGACGTAGAAGGCTATTCGCCTGGCCCAGGTGCTAACTTCGAAGAAGGTCGTAAAGCTATTAGCCTCGGTCTGGATGCGGAGTATCAGAACACCTACACCGCTAGCCTGTCCTACACCAACTTCTTTGATGGCAAGTATTCGACCATTGATGACCGTGACTTCGTCGCGCTCAGCTTCGGTATGAACTTCTAA